GCATGGGCACCACAACGCCGTCCTTCGATGGTATCATGTTACTATTTTTACATGTTTGATGCCTTTCCCTATACACATCACAAAATGGTCCAATTTTTATGGGTTTCTGCAGGTGCGCATGCTATTGCATAACCTATGCAGTTTTTCACCTTTTTGTGTAAACATTGAACTGACACATGAAAATAGTGCTTATCATACATATTTGCAACATGATATAAGTGTAGCATCAACATCAACTATATGAACTGTATGTAATTCGAGTGCTTGTTCCAACTCCAGTAAGAAGATACCACTGAATATTCTAACAACTTAACATCTCAAGCTGTGATGATACACATTAATAATGTTGCCGATAATTGATATACGCACTCAGTACAATTACAAGCACAATGTTTCAATCGCATCCCATCTAAAATTATACTATAAGCATCATGATAATAAACCTGAGCTTAACATCTAAAGCTCAAGAAGCATGGCATCGGCTGCAAGGCTCCAGAACATCTAACTTAACCGTGGAGGGGACCTTCCCCTGGATGTGCGTTTGGATAGCCAAGAGCGCTCTAGGAGCTTCCATGCGAGTACGCTCGCGTATGCTAGAGCATGTGTCACTGATGCCGTCAGAACACCTAACAGCATAATAAGTGGTGTCTAATGAAAGGGACTCGAGTGACCCTGCGTTCTCAATGATATGAACTGTTAGCTCGATCAAGCTTTTTGCAGAGTTAAAACCCAAGACCTTCATGCTCTTCAGCTTGCCATGTCGATGTCCTGGCATCCGCCTCAGATGCGAGGGGTCCCCGATAATCGACTCATGCTCCATGGGTTCCGTTGGTGTCTGCATATGAGCGGCCAGTTAAATTAATGGTTCTACCATTTACAATTGCTAGATGTATCTTTCAAGGATGAGCACTGACTTACTGTCAAGGCGAAAGTCTCCAACGATGGACAAGCATCAAGAAATGAAACCAAAGACATATAATCATTCACATCATGAAATGGGAAGGTATGAACCCAAATACTGAGGAACTTGAGGTAGAGGAATCGACTGTGCATCATAGTGTTACTGGCCTGCATAAAGATACTCCATGATTAGTTACCGTGTAACGGTGTAAGATATAAATATTGTCATACGAACGTCCGAAGAGTATACCCCAAGACACGAAGTTATGCGAAGAGTTTGGAGGTTTGGCGCAATTGACGGAAGTGTAGCACGAGCATCATCGAGGGCCTGTGGATGGGACAGTACTAGTTTCTCCAATTGCAATGGCTCTCCAAGTGAGAGTTGTACTCGTTTACCAGCAAAGTAAAAGCTGAAGAGATTTGGAGCTTTGCTCTCTATAGCTCGTAGAGCGTTGCAACTGATAATGTGAAGCCTCCTGAGCCGGTCCAGTGTGCAAGGTATCTTGAGGCAA
The sequence above is drawn from the Triticum urartu cultivar G1812 unplaced genomic scaffold, Tu2.1 TuUngrouped_contig_4764, whole genome shotgun sequence genome and encodes:
- the LOC125528279 gene encoding uncharacterized protein LOC125528279, with amino-acid sequence MQDAARAACVSRAFRRRWRCYPNLAFSNLIVDWNGDIHVKHEPAREFSSRVNQVLTNHSGGLKTLRLEFIGPSSSDCCSLDRWLQVAITPVIEELSFQLSSALAAYSFPCSLLSDLSGTLIRHLHLAGCAFRPAAKLSCLRSLTQLHLYHVGIKEDELGCLLSSCPVLELFAFGNCSGITCLKIPCTLDRLRRLHIISCNALRAIESKAPNLFSFYFAGKRVQLSLGEPLQLEKLVLSHPQALDDARATLPSIAPNLQTLRITSCLGASNTMMHSRFLYLKFLSIWVHTFPFHDVNDYMSLVSFLDACPSLETFALTTPTEPMEHESIIGDPSHLRRMPGHRHGKLKSMKVLGFNSAKSLIELTVHIIENAGSLESLSLDTTYYAVRCSDGISDTCSSIRERTRMEAPRALLAIQTHIQGKVPSTVKLDVLEPCSRCHAS